Genomic DNA from Acidimicrobiales bacterium:
CCAGCTCCCCGCCGTCGAGCCCCTCGCGCACGGTCAGCTCGAGCACGAGGCGATCGCGGTGGTCGAGGGCGGCGGTCGCGTCCCACACCAGCCGGGCCAGCTCCGACCGCTCGGCCGCCGTGGCCGGGCCGGGCACGGGCGGACCGGGGGCAGCGCCGGCGTCGGCCAGCGCGCTCATCTCCGGCTCCGGCGTGTCCCGGCCCCGGCGCCGGATGGCGGCCAGGCAGACCGTGCGGGCGATGGCGAACAGCCACGACCGCAGCTTCGACGGGTCCCGCAGGTTGCCCAGCTGCTCGGCCGCCCGCACGAACGTGTCCTGGGTGGCGTCGGCGGCGTCGCTCGAGCTGCGGAGGAAGGAGTACGCGAACCCGTGGACCCGGTCGACGTACCGCTGGTAGATCGCCGCGAACGCCGCCCGGTCGCCGCCGACGGCGGCGGCCACCAGCTCGGCGTCGGAGCGGGCGTCGTCGTTGCCCATGGTTGTGCGCACGGTACCGACCTCACGGCCGGCCGTCGTGGTGTGCGTTCACGCCGGGTGGACGCGCCGGCCGCCCCGGTGCTTACAGGTGGCCGGACCTTTTCTGGCCGGGCGTGTAAGGCGGGGCCCACCCCATCGCTCTCCCCAGCGCCCGGGCACGTCGCTCGAGCGCCCCGAGGGAGGGACTCCGATGATCCGCAGCCACCGCAGCAACCGCAGCAACCGCCACGACCGCACCGACCGCCACATCCACGGCACCACCACCCGCCGGCGGCGGCTCCCGGCGGCCCTGGCCACCGCGGCGGCGTCGCTGGCCGGCTCCATGACCATGCTGTCGGGGACGGCGTCCGCCGCCCCGCTGACGCCCACCGCCCTGTTCGACCCCCCGGCGACGGCCTGGGTCTCTCTGCGCAACCTGACCAGTGCCCAGTTCGGGGCCCGCTTCGACGAGCTGTCGGAGAAGGGCTACATGGTCACCGACCTCGAGGTCGACGTGATCGGCGCCGACTACCGGGTGGGCGCGGTGTTCCAGGAGAACCCCGACGGCCGGGGCTGGTACTCGCTGCGCGACCTCACCGACGCCCAGTTCGGGGCCAAGTGGGAGGAGCTGAAGGACGCCGGGTTCCGGGTCGTCGACCAGGAGACCTACGTCGTCGGCGGCACCCGCTACTTCGCCGGCGTGTGGGTGCAGAACAAGGAGAACGTCGGCTGGGCCTCCTACCGCGGCGTCACCTCGGCTCAGTTCAGCGAGAAGTTCGACGAGTACAAGGCCAAGGGCTTCCTGCCCGTCGACGTCGAGGTGTATCCCGTCGGGTCGGGCCTGCGTTACGCGGCGGCGTGGGTCCAGAACACCGAAGGCCTGTCGTGGAAGTTGCGCCGCGGCCTCGACGACGCCACCTTCTCCTCGACGTTCGAGACCTACAAGGCCGAGGGCCTGCGCATGGTCGACGTCGAGTCGGTCCGCACGGGCGCCGGCCAGCGCTACGCCGGCATCTGGGTGGAGAACCGCAACGGGCGCCGCTGGGTCGAGCGCCGCGACATGGACGCCACCGGCTACCGGAACCGCTGGAACCAGATGCGGGACGAGGGTTACCGGCTGGTCGACTACGAGAAGTACGAGACGGCCGGCGGCGTCCGCTACGCCGGCATCTGGCGGCAGAACAGCGACCGCCCGGACTGGGCACTTCGCACGTGGGTGGACGACGAGGTCAAGGCCGAGCTCGAGGAGTTCGACGTCCCCGGGATCAGCGTGGCCATCGCCCACCAGGGCAAGGTCGTCTACCAGCGGGGCTTCGGTCACCAGGACGTGGAGGCGAACGTGCGGATGCACGGCGGCTCGGTCCTGCGCATCGCCTCGGTGAGCAAGGCGGTGGCGGGCGTCCTGCTCATGCGGATGCTCGACCGCCACCCGGAGCTGGACCTGGACGACCCGGTGCGCGAGTACCTCCCCCTGCCCGAGCACCACAGCTACACGGTCGGGC
This window encodes:
- a CDS encoding serine hydrolase: MIRSHRSNRSNRHDRTDRHIHGTTTRRRRLPAALATAAASLAGSMTMLSGTASAAPLTPTALFDPPATAWVSLRNLTSAQFGARFDELSEKGYMVTDLEVDVIGADYRVGAVFQENPDGRGWYSLRDLTDAQFGAKWEELKDAGFRVVDQETYVVGGTRYFAGVWVQNKENVGWASYRGVTSAQFSEKFDEYKAKGFLPVDVEVYPVGSGLRYAAAWVQNTEGLSWKLRRGLDDATFSSTFETYKAEGLRMVDVESVRTGAGQRYAGIWVENRNGRRWVERRDMDATGYRNRWNQMRDEGYRLVDYEKYETAGGVRYAGIWRQNSDRPDWALRTWVDDEVKAELEEFDVPGISVAIAHQGKVVYQRGFGHQDVEANVRMHGGSVLRIASVSKAVAGVLLMRMLDRHPELDLDDPVREYLPLPEHHSYTVGQSASNRSCVESYPEPFDSSEFDQYDTAWAAVQAHMDEPLGCTPGQYLYSTHAYDVLGAVFEKLEGKPIGDIVREQITAASGADSLRPEIAGSPVKDQATLYDSDTNEAFDPDNLSSKVLGGGLQSTAPDLVRLGLSVLDGRIVDDTAREDMWTPPAGSYAYGWDVGTADDKTTRVVGKAGGQPGAKSYLRIYPDDDIVIAVLSNRWKGGHSASGLSKAIGEKMLAELG